A genomic segment from Nicotiana tabacum cultivar K326 chromosome 7, ASM71507v2, whole genome shotgun sequence encodes:
- the LOC107783079 gene encoding lipoamide acyltransferase component of branched-chain alpha-keto acid dehydrogenase complex, mitochondrial-like, producing the protein MICRKINQGKLRNSFRQSICRWFQSSVAPVAAPMTPVSTVSSSGKKIQSQLHFFGNYTTPFCSFKSNVSFPLRGCSFSTQAALDLSTGGVIDVPLAQTGEGIAECELLKWFVHEGDQVEEFQPLCEVQSDKATIEITSRYKGKISQILHVPGNIVKVGETLLKIAVDDIPEPAETSDASEKMTSLDSDFIGSSDISSVPEKSKIDGVSSTPAVRNLAKQYGLDINDVPGTGKDGRILKEDVTNYAMQKGLINEALECAQQKHSEVSSLIGGGYEDKTLQLRGYQRAMVKSMTLAAKIPHFYFIEEMNCDALVELKKSFQNENSDLEIKHTFLPVLIKSLSMALTTHPMLNSCFSEESYEVILKGSHNIGIAMATPNGLVVPNIKNVQSLSILEITKELSRLQKLAKINKLTPDDISGSTITLSNIGGIGGKFGSPLINSPEVAIIGFGRIQKIAQFAEDGDVYPASVMTINIGADHRVLDGATVARFCNDWKKFVEKPDLLLLHTR; encoded by the exons ATGATTTGCCGGAAAATTAATCAGGGTAAGCTCCGGAATTCCTTCCGGCAGAGTATTTGCCGGTGGTTTCAGTCTTCTGTTGCACCGGTGGCAGCTCCGATGACACCTGTTAGTACTGTAAGCAGCAGTGGCAAGAAAATTCAGTCTCAACTTCATTTCTTTGGAAACTATACGACACCGTTTTGCTCATTTAAG TCGAATGTTTCCTTTCCTCTGAGAGGGTGTAGTTTTTCAACTCAAGCTGCATTGGATCTTTCTACTGGTGGGGTAATTGATGTACCTTTGGCGCAAACTGGTGAAGGCATTGCTGAATGTGAACTTCTCAAATGGTTTGTTCATGAG GGGGACCAGGTTGAAGAATTTCAACCTCTTTGTGAAGTTCAGAGTGACAAGGCAACCATTGAAATAACAAGTCGTTACAAAGGAAAAATTTCTCAAATTCTTCATGTTCCCGGCAACATTGTAAAG GTTGGAGAAACACTTTTGAAGATCGCCGTTGATGACATTCCTGAGCCTGCTGAGACTTCTGATGCTTCAGAAAAGATGACATCGCTGGACTCTGATTTTATTGGCTCAAGTGATATCAGTTCCGTGCCCGAAAAATCCAAGATTGATGGAGTGTCATCTACACCTGCTGTCCGCAATCTTGCAAAGCAGTATGGTTTAGACATAAATGATGTGCCTGGAACTGGTAAAGATGGAAGGATACTTAAAGAGGATGTTACaaattatgcaatgcaaaaaGGACTAATTAATGAAGCACTAGAATGTGCACAACAAAAACATTCAGAGGTTTCATCTCTCATTGGAGGGGGATATGAAGATAAGACACTTCAGCTAAG GGGATACCAGCGTGCCATGGTTAAGTCAATGACATTAGCTGCGAAAATTCCACATTTTTATTTTATAGAAGAGATGAATTGCGATGCACTTGTGGAGCTCAAAAAATCATTCCAGAATGAGAATTCTGATCTGGAGATCAAGCACACTTTCCTTCCTGTCCTAATAAAATCACTTTCCATGGCTTTAACTACTCATCCCATGCTAAATAGTTGCTTCAGTGAGGAATCCTATGAGGTCATCCTAAAAG GGTCCCACAACATTGGAATAGCAATGGCTACTCCAAATGGTTTGGTTGTTCCAAACATAAAAAATGTTCAGTCTCTCTCAATCTTGGAG ATAACAAAGGAACTGTCACGACTGCAGAAATTGGCTAAGATAAACAAGCTTACTCCTGATGATATATCAGGGTCAACTATTACTCTAAGCAATATTGGAGGAATCGGTGGAAAGTTTGGTTCCCCACTTATAAATTCACCTGAAGTTGCCATCATAGGATTTGGCCGGATTCAGAAAATTGCACAGTTTGCTGAAGATGGGGATGTATATCCTGCATCAGTCATGACG ATAAATATAGGTGCAGATCATAGAGTTCTTGACGGAGCAACTGTTGCGAGGTTCTGCAATGACTGGAAAAAATTTGTTGAAAAGCCAGACCTCCTGCTGTTGCACACAAGATGA